A window of the Dyadobacter pollutisoli genome harbors these coding sequences:
- a CDS encoding alpha-L-fucosidase, whose amino-acid sequence MKSVVLAVLLVCFGFQGFSQKEIPRAERLKWWQDSKMGLFIHWGPVSLIGKEISWSRQGYGAAKYDSLYRRFNPKQFNAKEWVALAKASGMKYMVLTAKHHDGFCLFETKTTDYNIMNTPFGRDVCKELAQAAHEANMPICWYFSVADWKDPDCRDPKMNGVFADRVLEQVRELLTNYGKISLLWIDFEGWPSPVGPKKVFDLARKLQPEIIINNRLEPLTPDESHGYVGKYADYATPEGFVAGYSKTAWETCTNMGHQWAWKFNDNPRSLKESVHTLLRCVGGNGNLLFNIGPDSSGVFPSNFAARAREMGSWIAKNEQAIYGTKGGIYTPAQNYVSSFKGNKVYIHLLTGSQTELTLPAIAAKVKTAALLDGTKIDFTQSNAGLKISFPKDKIDSVATIAVLTMDQNVSALAPIIPFSVSGSMAYGKTATASSSVGQFYHDPAAAFDDNPKTSWKIGRRNDVDFDQFYGKNIHYLSEEVLKLYEPTGWLEVDLGKPQVVGKIKLGESKYHGSEIRKFDVQYLAGKNWVSLAEDTKMGDWNKEIKPVTARKFRLVINEYHGYFGVNEFELFPPAK is encoded by the coding sequence ATGAAAAGTGTAGTGCTCGCAGTGCTTTTGGTTTGTTTTGGTTTTCAGGGGTTTTCTCAAAAGGAAATACCGCGTGCAGAGAGGCTGAAATGGTGGCAGGATTCGAAAATGGGCCTTTTTATACACTGGGGGCCTGTTTCACTGATCGGGAAGGAGATCAGCTGGTCGCGGCAGGGATATGGTGCTGCGAAGTATGATTCGCTTTACAGAAGATTTAACCCCAAGCAATTCAATGCAAAAGAATGGGTAGCCCTGGCCAAGGCTTCGGGAATGAAATACATGGTGCTTACCGCCAAACACCACGACGGATTTTGCCTGTTTGAAACAAAAACTACGGATTACAACATCATGAACACGCCTTTTGGGCGTGATGTGTGCAAGGAACTCGCACAGGCAGCGCACGAAGCCAATATGCCGATCTGCTGGTATTTTTCTGTGGCCGACTGGAAAGATCCCGACTGCCGCGATCCCAAAATGAATGGCGTATTTGCCGACAGGGTTTTGGAACAGGTGAGAGAATTACTGACCAATTATGGTAAAATAAGCCTTTTGTGGATCGATTTTGAAGGTTGGCCAAGTCCGGTAGGCCCCAAAAAAGTTTTTGATCTTGCCAGAAAATTACAACCCGAAATCATTATCAACAACCGGCTGGAACCGCTGACCCCCGATGAGTCGCACGGGTATGTGGGCAAGTACGCCGACTACGCGACACCGGAAGGGTTTGTAGCGGGTTATAGTAAAACCGCCTGGGAAACCTGCACGAATATGGGGCATCAATGGGCGTGGAAATTCAATGATAACCCGCGCAGCTTGAAAGAATCGGTGCATACCCTGCTTCGTTGTGTGGGCGGAAACGGAAACCTGTTGTTTAACATCGGACCTGATAGCTCGGGTGTTTTTCCTTCGAATTTTGCCGCGAGGGCACGCGAAATGGGCAGTTGGATCGCGAAAAATGAGCAGGCTATTTATGGTACCAAAGGAGGTATTTACACGCCAGCCCAAAACTACGTCAGCTCATTCAAGGGGAACAAAGTATACATTCACCTATTGACGGGCTCGCAGACTGAGCTCACGCTGCCGGCCATTGCTGCCAAAGTAAAAACCGCGGCCCTGCTCGATGGGACGAAGATTGATTTCACGCAAAGCAACGCAGGGCTGAAAATCAGTTTCCCGAAAGATAAAATAGACTCGGTCGCGACCATCGCAGTGCTGACAATGGATCAGAATGTTTCCGCACTCGCGCCGATCATTCCTTTCTCCGTTTCTGGTTCAATGGCTTATGGAAAAACGGCCACTGCTTCCAGTTCCGTCGGACAGTTTTACCACGATCCTGCGGCGGCATTTGATGATAATCCAAAAACGAGCTGGAAAATAGGACGTCGGAATGATGTGGATTTTGACCAGTTTTACGGCAAAAATATTCACTACTTGTCCGAAGAGGTATTGAAATTGTATGAACCTACGGGCTGGCTGGAAGTGGATCTGGGAAAACCTCAGGTCGTAGGGAAAATCAAACTGGGTGAGTCAAAGTATCATGGTTCTGAGATCAGGAAGTTTGATGTGCAATACCTGGCAGGCAAAAACTGGGTCAGTCTGGCGGAGGATACGAAAATGGGGGATTGGAACAAGGAAATTAAACCGGTTACTGCGCGAAAATTCAGGCTGGTGATCAATGAGTACCACGGATATTTTGGTGTAAATGAGTTTGAATTGTTTCCGCCTGCGAAATGA
- a CDS encoding RNA polymerase sigma factor: MPNIYIGDSDLVEGLRLGDEDAFEQIYDRYWHKLYRVAENKVRASDEAKEIVQDIFLDLWVRRGTVSIGELEHYLLGAVKFKVLDFFKKEIVRRNYDKFVFINMSEADWDTEEELAYNDLNQSLIACIDQLPPKTRVVFELSKLQHKPNVEIAKILKMSTRSVEYHLSQGLKTLRIQLQDYSIYVLLLIAHYFSK, from the coding sequence ATGCCTAATATTTATATCGGTGATTCGGATTTGGTGGAAGGCCTGAGACTGGGTGATGAGGACGCTTTTGAGCAGATCTACGACCGTTACTGGCACAAGCTTTATCGGGTTGCCGAAAATAAAGTCAGGGCTTCTGATGAAGCCAAGGAGATCGTTCAGGACATCTTCCTAGACCTCTGGGTAAGGCGTGGAACGGTCAGTATCGGCGAGCTGGAACATTATCTTCTGGGTGCCGTCAAGTTTAAAGTACTGGACTTTTTCAAAAAAGAAATTGTCCGCAGGAATTACGACAAGTTTGTCTTTATCAACATGTCCGAGGCCGACTGGGACACGGAGGAAGAGCTCGCTTACAATGATCTCAACCAATCCCTCATCGCGTGCATTGACCAGCTACCTCCCAAAACCAGGGTGGTATTCGAACTGAGCAAGTTGCAGCACAAACCCAATGTTGAGATCGCCAAAATCCTTAAAATGTCGACCCGGTCCGTGGAGTACCACCTCAGCCAGGGACTCAAAACGCTTCGAATTCAATTGCAGGATTACAGCATTTATGTATTGCTGTTGATCGCCCATTACTTCTCAAAATAG
- a CDS encoding right-handed parallel beta-helix repeat-containing protein codes for MIRYFTGLLLGFAIHVQAQVIDVTSYGAKPDSFGDATESVGKAITASKTQEKTVISFPKGRYDFWPDKAVETHYYISNSSSEEEFPVKKQRVGLFFKGLKNVTLEGNGSEFVFHGKMITWVIDSSENITIRNISVNYERPGMSEMTIKESSPTTVIATVHPDSKFDIINGRLEWYGEKWVARNFHAVLVRPEKGMLLYSTWEPFLKSKAEVIAPLTVKFTGDFSKFKGEPGEVLTVRDRYRDYVGAFINRSKNISLHNLHMNSMHGLGIVSQFSENLNYDSVFVEPAQNSGRVIASSADGMHFSGCRGQITISNCRFSGLHDDPINVHGTHLKVTEIVSPNSLKIKFMHHQTYGFEAFSAGDTVAYLHSASLQIFGQGIVKTARLISEREMLVEMQAALPKELKIGDALENTTWTPAVTIKNSRFERIISRGNLITTRRKVIIENNVYYRTGMHAILIENDASGWYESGIVTDLTVRNNQFIECGFNSAPNNYVININPEAHELVPGYYVHKNIRIENNVFKVYDDPVLSALSTDGLTFINNTIERTNFLPPGNAREAIKLVACTGVTINGNRFGDTVKPVLSTSKMVKKDLKSDIPVQIK; via the coding sequence ATGATCAGATATTTTACCGGCTTACTGTTGGGTTTCGCGATCCACGTCCAGGCACAGGTCATTGACGTTACCAGCTACGGTGCCAAACCGGACAGCTTCGGTGATGCCACCGAGAGTGTCGGAAAGGCAATCACGGCCAGTAAAACCCAGGAGAAAACGGTGATCAGTTTTCCGAAAGGACGGTACGATTTCTGGCCCGACAAGGCGGTTGAAACTCATTACTACATTAGCAATAGTTCCTCCGAGGAAGAATTCCCGGTCAAGAAACAGCGGGTTGGTTTGTTTTTCAAAGGCTTAAAGAATGTAACCCTGGAAGGCAATGGATCAGAATTCGTTTTTCATGGTAAAATGATCACCTGGGTGATCGACAGCAGCGAGAACATCACTATCCGGAACATTTCGGTCAATTATGAGCGGCCGGGAATGTCCGAAATGACCATTAAAGAAAGCTCACCGACGACGGTTATTGCCACCGTACATCCCGATTCAAAATTTGACATTATCAATGGACGATTGGAGTGGTATGGCGAAAAGTGGGTAGCGCGGAATTTCCATGCTGTGCTCGTTCGGCCGGAAAAGGGAATGCTGCTGTACAGCACCTGGGAGCCGTTTCTCAAAAGTAAAGCAGAGGTGATAGCACCGTTGACCGTGAAGTTCACCGGCGATTTTTCCAAGTTCAAAGGCGAGCCGGGCGAGGTACTCACGGTGAGGGACCGGTACCGCGACTATGTGGGCGCTTTTATCAACCGTTCGAAAAATATCAGCCTGCATAACCTGCACATGAACTCCATGCACGGGCTGGGCATTGTATCACAGTTTTCCGAGAATCTTAATTACGACAGCGTTTTTGTGGAACCTGCCCAAAACAGCGGGAGGGTAATCGCTTCGTCGGCGGATGGAATGCATTTTTCCGGTTGCCGCGGCCAGATCACGATCAGCAACTGCCGGTTCAGTGGCTTGCACGACGACCCGATCAATGTACACGGAACGCATTTGAAGGTAACGGAAATTGTATCTCCCAACAGCTTGAAAATCAAATTTATGCATCATCAGACGTATGGTTTTGAAGCGTTCAGTGCGGGTGACACAGTGGCTTATTTACATTCGGCCTCATTGCAAATATTCGGGCAGGGTATTGTCAAAACAGCCAGACTCATTTCCGAGCGTGAAATGCTGGTCGAAATGCAGGCTGCATTACCCAAAGAACTGAAAATAGGGGACGCGCTCGAAAATACGACCTGGACGCCAGCCGTGACGATCAAAAATTCGAGGTTTGAACGCATCATATCGAGGGGGAACCTCATTACGACCCGCCGCAAGGTGATCATTGAAAACAATGTGTACTACCGGACCGGAATGCACGCCATTTTAATAGAGAACGATGCCTCGGGCTGGTATGAATCGGGGATAGTCACCGACCTTACCGTTCGGAACAACCAGTTTATCGAATGTGGTTTCAATTCCGCTCCGAACAACTATGTGATCAATATTAATCCCGAGGCGCATGAGCTGGTACCGGGCTATTATGTGCATAAAAACATCAGGATAGAGAACAATGTCTTCAAAGTGTACGACGATCCCGTGCTGTCTGCATTAAGTACAGACGGGCTGACTTTTATCAACAATACGATCGAGCGCACAAACTTTTTACCGCCGGGGAATGCCAGGGAGGCTATCAAACTGGTGGCTTGCACCGGGGTTACGATCAACGGTAATCGCTTTGGTGACACAGTGAAACCTGTGCTGAGTACGAGTAAAATGGTAAAGAAGGACCTGAAATCAGATATCCCGGTTCAGATCAAATAG
- a CDS encoding FecR family protein → MSKSWKGFYRLIHRYQNNTINPIKKQVMDFWYDSINHSKTDELQQQDQKLKADIWNSIRQNMNEVPEIIEPLIGRRWWQSVYFKFAATAVFLITGFLFYKGGVMERKSIIAEVPDAMISELVRNENDSEKPKLVKLPDGSEVSLYPKAILFYPEKFTAHERRVYLKGDGFFDVTHDPGKPFSVYSDHIITNVLGTSFTIKTNNKGNVEVAVLRGRVSVKENADSSPISAGSKVVTLTPNKKVTFSFETKEMITGLVEEPVMVSRQEKLREAANAFIYTDTPISSIIPQLEKAYGVAILLDNKNLANCSITADASNLNDLFALLDVLCAAVDASYEVRGDQIFLVGPGCQVIQ, encoded by the coding sequence ATGAGCAAGAGTTGGAAAGGATTTTATCGGCTGATACATCGCTACCAGAACAACACGATCAATCCGATTAAGAAGCAGGTAATGGATTTTTGGTATGATTCAATCAATCATTCCAAAACGGATGAGCTGCAGCAGCAGGATCAGAAGCTGAAAGCGGACATCTGGAACTCGATCCGGCAGAATATGAATGAAGTACCGGAAATAATCGAGCCGCTGATCGGTAGAAGATGGTGGCAGTCGGTGTACTTCAAATTTGCGGCTACGGCTGTTTTCCTGATCACCGGATTTCTTTTTTACAAAGGAGGTGTCATGGAGCGAAAATCCATTATCGCCGAGGTTCCGGACGCGATGATCAGCGAGCTGGTGCGGAATGAGAATGATAGCGAAAAACCCAAACTGGTTAAGCTGCCGGACGGTAGCGAGGTATCACTTTATCCCAAAGCCATCCTGTTTTACCCTGAAAAATTCACGGCGCATGAGCGGAGGGTCTATTTGAAGGGGGACGGTTTTTTTGATGTGACCCACGATCCGGGCAAGCCATTCTCGGTTTATTCTGACCATATCATTACCAATGTATTGGGGACCAGTTTTACGATTAAAACTAATAACAAGGGGAATGTAGAAGTGGCAGTACTGAGGGGGCGGGTTAGCGTGAAGGAGAACGCAGACAGTTCGCCGATATCCGCAGGCAGCAAGGTAGTTACTCTCACACCTAACAAGAAGGTTACTTTCTCGTTTGAAACCAAAGAAATGATAACCGGGCTCGTCGAAGAACCGGTCATGGTAAGTCGGCAGGAAAAACTGAGGGAAGCCGCAAATGCATTTATTTACACTGACACACCTATTTCTTCCATTATTCCGCAGCTGGAAAAGGCATACGGGGTGGCCATTTTGCTCGACAATAAAAATCTGGCTAACTGCAGCATTACCGCCGACGCGTCGAACCTGAATGATCTTTTCGCGCTGCTGGACGTTTTGTGTGCCGCTGTCGACGCGAGTTATGAGGTGAGGGGGGATCAGATTTTTCTAGTCGGGCCGGGCTGCCAGGTCATTCAGTGA